The following proteins are co-located in the Polystyrenella longa genome:
- the trmB gene encoding tRNA (guanosine(46)-N7)-methyltransferase TrmB gives MSRSVIHDLKPHFLAIDELPEQLDWQEYFGNDQPVELDIGCGRGLFVFRATEENPDRNYVGVELDFKKGRHGALRLNKLNRPNGRIWGGDANRVLDKIVRPHSIAAVHVYFPDPWWKTRHRRRRIFTNEFVNRVVNVLEPEGYLHFWTDVAPYWEVASALMTHDARFVFCGTPEEKEPEHDMDYRTSFERKKRKIGSTIHRGLWRLKPE, from the coding sequence ATGTCTCGCTCTGTTATTCACGATTTGAAGCCTCATTTCCTGGCGATTGATGAACTTCCGGAACAGCTCGACTGGCAGGAATACTTTGGGAATGATCAACCTGTAGAACTCGACATCGGTTGTGGACGGGGATTATTCGTCTTTCGAGCGACCGAAGAAAACCCCGATCGAAATTACGTAGGTGTTGAGCTCGACTTCAAAAAAGGTCGACACGGTGCGCTACGATTAAACAAGCTTAATCGACCTAACGGACGCATTTGGGGAGGCGACGCCAATCGGGTTCTCGACAAAATTGTCCGCCCTCATTCCATCGCTGCTGTGCATGTTTATTTTCCAGATCCCTGGTGGAAAACACGCCATCGTCGCCGGCGAATTTTCACGAATGAGTTTGTGAATCGGGTCGTGAATGTATTGGAGCCCGAAGGCTATTTGCACTTCTGGACCGACGTGGCTCCCTACTGGGAAGTCGCCTCCGCACTGATGACTCATGACGCTCGATTCGTCTTCTGCGGGACTCCCGAGGAGAAAGAACCGGAACACGATATGGACTACCGGACAAGCTTCGAACGTAAGAAGCGAAAGATTGGCAGCACCATCCATCGTGGGCTCTGGCGGCTCAAACCTGAGTGA
- a CDS encoding flotillin family protein has translation MNPIFLQAFELPDGMLPTLITVGFVLFIIVFILSSAAKLYKRCPSNRILVVYGRSSGGSVAKCIHGGGRVIIPIVEDYEYLSLEPIQIEVPLQDALSIENIRVNVPSVFTVAISIEPEVMQNAAIRLLGLDTAQVKKQAEDIIFGQLRQVIASMNIEDINRDRDKFLQAIQSSVEPELRKIGLVLINVNITDITDESGYIEAIGQKAASEAIQKARGDVAEQLKLGEVRVAEAERDKQVSVADAGKTQEIGIRAAHREKSVRIAELDKEQQIGEQRAAFEREAQVSDAERQKRISVAEYEADAIKGEAESQAKVADAQAELMVKKSIAYQLGETRKKEAEAAVLEAQNRAMAKAALAEAEKIEAERRAELEAPAKAEKARIIVAAQAEAEKRKLEAEGEASAIFSLLEAEAKGQYEILARKGEGLREIINACGGADEAFKLLMLEHFDNLVEASAKAISNIKFDKVVVWENGGGNGQSSTSNFLQGLTGTLPPMMQVMKEIGGVEMPEYLAKMTSEVDSEKEETTGENGTNKSPVVARTSSSDVATPEPATDRLSSQLKEAPPQKESQPPLPKRKDPKPKRDQDS, from the coding sequence ATGAACCCAATATTTCTACAGGCTTTCGAATTGCCTGACGGCATGCTGCCCACACTCATCACGGTAGGGTTTGTGCTGTTCATCATAGTCTTCATTCTCAGCTCCGCTGCAAAACTTTACAAACGATGCCCGAGCAACCGCATCCTGGTGGTGTATGGGCGGTCCTCGGGAGGTTCTGTAGCGAAGTGTATTCATGGTGGTGGTCGTGTCATCATCCCGATCGTGGAAGATTATGAATACCTGAGCCTGGAACCGATTCAGATCGAAGTTCCCTTACAGGATGCACTTTCGATTGAGAACATCCGCGTGAATGTACCCAGTGTGTTCACGGTCGCGATCTCCATTGAACCGGAGGTCATGCAGAATGCGGCGATACGTTTGCTTGGTCTGGATACCGCTCAGGTGAAAAAGCAGGCAGAAGATATTATCTTCGGGCAGTTGCGACAGGTCATTGCTTCGATGAATATCGAGGATATTAACCGGGACCGCGATAAGTTTCTGCAGGCGATTCAGAGTTCAGTGGAACCGGAGTTACGTAAGATCGGCCTCGTACTGATTAACGTGAATATCACGGACATTACTGATGAATCGGGTTACATCGAAGCCATCGGACAGAAAGCGGCTTCGGAAGCGATTCAGAAAGCACGTGGTGATGTCGCTGAACAATTAAAACTGGGGGAAGTCCGCGTTGCGGAAGCCGAACGAGACAAACAGGTCTCCGTGGCCGATGCAGGCAAGACTCAGGAAATCGGAATTCGTGCCGCTCACCGGGAGAAATCAGTTCGAATCGCTGAACTTGATAAAGAACAACAGATCGGCGAACAGCGGGCCGCCTTCGAGCGTGAAGCTCAAGTCTCGGATGCGGAACGTCAGAAACGAATATCGGTTGCTGAATACGAAGCGGATGCCATTAAAGGGGAAGCCGAATCACAAGCGAAAGTTGCGGATGCTCAGGCGGAACTGATGGTTAAAAAATCGATCGCTTACCAGCTCGGTGAAACCCGTAAGAAGGAAGCTGAAGCCGCTGTTCTTGAAGCCCAGAACCGGGCGATGGCTAAAGCTGCGTTGGCTGAAGCCGAAAAAATCGAAGCGGAACGCCGGGCCGAATTAGAAGCACCGGCGAAAGCGGAAAAAGCCCGTATCATCGTGGCTGCCCAGGCCGAAGCGGAAAAACGAAAGTTGGAAGCCGAAGGGGAAGCTTCCGCCATCTTCTCCCTCCTCGAAGCAGAAGCAAAAGGGCAGTACGAAATCCTTGCCCGTAAAGGGGAAGGACTGCGGGAAATCATCAACGCCTGTGGTGGTGCCGATGAAGCCTTTAAACTGCTTATGCTGGAACACTTCGACAACTTGGTCGAAGCATCTGCCAAGGCGATTTCGAATATCAAGTTTGATAAAGTGGTCGTCTGGGAAAATGGCGGCGGCAACGGTCAGTCTTCGACCTCCAATTTCCTGCAGGGGTTAACCGGCACTTTGCCCCCCATGATGCAAGTCATGAAAGAAATCGGTGGTGTGGAAATGCCCGAATATCTGGCAAAGATGACCTCGGAAGTCGACAGCGAAAAGGAAGAGACGACCGGTGAAAACGGAACTAATAAAAGCCCCGTGGTAGCCCGGACGTCTTCCAGTGACGTTGCGACACCAGAGCCAGCGACTGATCGCCTTTCTTCACAATTGAAAGAGGCACCACCGCAGAAAGAGTCGCAACCTCCATTGCCCAAACGGAAAGATCCGAAACCGAAACGGGATCAGGATTCCTGA
- a CDS encoding HAD family hydrolase, which translates to MMGLSLDKYIDFLEKQNRNWPKAPPRKPVKAKPMLRVLPGIRAVCWENYGTLIRIADGELGHRTIHPMPLQVALGKTIQQYNMWNSMVRKPGEPWEVLLPQYEKLLEEQQMMGVRKGDVPETDSAVVWKKILERLVERDYQYDVRLMGELDEFSEKVAYFFHACLQGVEAESEASDIIESIHNAGMPQGLADNGQKFTFAQTLRQFRRQGRLNSPEKVLSRSLSVFSIDLGIRATSANFFKQVAERFSNAGISPHEVVYIGSKLQDRLALARQTGFRTVLYAGDVGSLQATNEGLRDPQTKPDCLITDLIQMKQVLGLN; encoded by the coding sequence ATGATGGGATTAAGTCTCGATAAATATATCGATTTTCTAGAAAAGCAGAATCGGAACTGGCCGAAAGCTCCCCCTCGGAAGCCGGTCAAAGCAAAACCAATGCTGCGCGTTCTTCCCGGTATTCGAGCGGTTTGCTGGGAAAACTACGGTACTCTAATTCGGATTGCCGATGGCGAACTAGGGCATCGAACAATTCATCCCATGCCGTTGCAGGTCGCGCTGGGAAAAACGATCCAACAGTACAATATGTGGAATAGTATGGTTCGTAAACCGGGAGAACCTTGGGAAGTCCTGCTCCCGCAATATGAAAAGCTGCTTGAAGAGCAACAGATGATGGGCGTTCGGAAAGGGGATGTCCCCGAAACGGATTCTGCGGTCGTTTGGAAGAAAATTCTGGAACGACTGGTGGAACGCGATTATCAGTATGACGTGCGGTTGATGGGGGAGCTGGACGAATTTAGCGAAAAGGTCGCCTATTTCTTTCACGCTTGTCTACAGGGGGTTGAAGCCGAGTCTGAGGCCAGCGATATTATCGAATCGATCCACAATGCCGGTATGCCGCAAGGATTAGCCGACAATGGTCAGAAGTTTACATTCGCTCAAACATTGCGACAGTTCCGCCGTCAAGGTAGACTAAATTCTCCTGAAAAGGTACTTTCTCGTTCTCTATCGGTGTTTTCCATCGATCTGGGCATACGGGCCACATCAGCCAATTTCTTTAAGCAGGTGGCTGAACGCTTCTCCAATGCGGGAATTTCCCCTCATGAAGTGGTGTATATCGGCTCCAAATTGCAGGATCGGTTGGCACTGGCAAGACAAACAGGATTTCGTACGGTGCTCTATGCTGGCGATGTAGGCAGTTTACAAGCGACGAATGAAGGATTGCGTGACCCGCAAACCAAACCGGATTGCCTGATCACCGATTTGATACAGATGAAACAGGTCCTTGGCCTGAACTAA
- a CDS encoding sulfatase-like hydrolase/transferase, which yields MVRLIVTLLVAVFVHQLISDVKSLFAEEYSNADTLARPNILFVYTDDQAPWGFASSGYKQAYTPNMDRLARDGAMFTNSFVPTPVCSPARASFLTSRYASEYGILDFIPHPQHKLYDSNDGIGLDPDSVTFAEVLQKSGYATGLVGKFHLGDWTQTDNKIYHPTNHGYDYFMGLTGGGTTPVDPPLEKNGSVRQFEGLTTDILTEDALKFIRDHQEKPFLLSLHYRAPHSKWLPVAEEDWAPYVNLDPDIPNPDYPGLQTELVKKKTREYLASISGVDRNLGRVLALLEELKIADSTVVIFTSDHGYNMGHNGITHKGNGSWIVDPDPPATKYVRAGHRPNMYDNSLKVPTIVRWPGKVKPGIVIDETITSLDWYPTLVEIAGAILPANHLVRGRSLIPLLVGDTPADWDQDYYGEYSQIHYSQAYMRCYRTPEWKLIRDFLDSGRNELYHLSLDPEEANNLINDKRPEVQSVIAELSQKIDARMIEVGDDLLKESVSTSK from the coding sequence ATGGTTCGATTAATCGTTACGTTGCTGGTCGCTGTTTTCGTCCATCAATTAATATCCGATGTGAAATCTCTGTTCGCAGAGGAATACTCTAACGCCGATACGCTCGCACGGCCCAACATTTTATTTGTCTACACCGACGACCAGGCGCCTTGGGGATTTGCATCCTCGGGTTATAAGCAGGCTTACACGCCCAACATGGACCGCCTGGCGCGAGACGGGGCGATGTTTACTAACTCCTTCGTGCCCACGCCTGTCTGTAGTCCGGCGCGAGCCTCTTTTCTGACGAGTCGATACGCCAGTGAATATGGCATTCTGGACTTCATTCCCCATCCACAACATAAGTTGTACGACTCCAATGACGGAATCGGACTCGATCCAGACTCCGTCACCTTCGCGGAAGTCTTACAGAAGTCAGGGTACGCAACCGGGTTGGTCGGAAAATTTCATCTGGGCGACTGGACGCAGACCGACAATAAAATATATCACCCCACCAATCATGGCTACGATTACTTCATGGGACTCACTGGTGGTGGAACCACTCCCGTCGATCCTCCTTTGGAAAAGAATGGATCTGTTCGGCAATTCGAGGGGCTGACTACCGATATTCTGACCGAAGATGCTTTAAAGTTCATTCGAGACCATCAGGAAAAGCCATTCTTGCTGAGCCTGCACTACCGGGCGCCGCACTCAAAATGGCTACCCGTCGCAGAGGAGGATTGGGCTCCCTACGTCAACCTTGATCCTGATATTCCCAATCCTGATTACCCCGGTTTGCAAACAGAACTGGTCAAAAAGAAAACACGCGAATACCTCGCCAGCATAAGTGGCGTCGACCGGAACTTGGGGCGTGTGTTGGCATTGCTTGAAGAATTGAAAATTGCGGATAGCACTGTGGTGATCTTTACTTCGGATCATGGTTACAACATGGGGCACAACGGAATCACTCACAAAGGGAATGGTTCCTGGATCGTGGATCCCGATCCCCCCGCTACCAAGTATGTCCGAGCAGGACACCGGCCGAATATGTATGACAATTCGTTGAAGGTCCCCACGATTGTTCGCTGGCCGGGAAAAGTGAAACCGGGAATCGTGATCGATGAAACGATAACCAGCCTCGACTGGTATCCCACGCTGGTGGAAATCGCCGGAGCGATACTACCTGCCAATCATCTCGTTCGCGGACGTAGCCTGATACCGTTGCTCGTTGGCGATACTCCTGCCGACTGGGATCAAGACTACTACGGTGAGTACAGCCAAATTCATTATAGTCAGGCTTATATGCGTTGTTACCGAACGCCCGAGTGGAAGCTGATCCGCGACTTCCTCGACTCTGGCCGCAATGAACTTTATCACCTCAGCTTAGATCCGGAAGAAGCAAATAATCTCATCAACGACAAAAGACCGGAAGTTCAATCTGTGATCGCCGAGTTGTCTCAGAAGATCGATGCCAGGATGATAGAAGTGGGCGATGATCTTTTGAAAGAATCAGTTTCAACATCGAAATAA
- a CDS encoding YegP family protein, with protein MMAEGDKWEVYKDKGGEWRWKCVASNGKEVGASSEGYKNKADCIENAKRFGYQES; from the coding sequence ATGATGGCTGAAGGTGACAAATGGGAAGTTTACAAAGATAAAGGGGGTGAATGGCGTTGGAAGTGCGTCGCTTCCAATGGAAAAGAAGTTGGCGCCTCTTCCGAAGGCTATAAAAATAAAGCCGACTGCATCGAGAACGCCAAGCGGTTTGGATATCAGGAATCCTGA
- the hemL gene encoding glutamate-1-semialdehyde 2,1-aminomutase yields the protein MTNRTYSHSHDEFARACQFIPGGVNSPARAFGGVGGEPVLIDRGDGAKLYDIDGNEYTDYIGSWGPHILGHQHPAVRAALDDALTRGTSFGAPTVAETEIAELLCEAVPSLESVRMVNSGTEATMSAIRLMRGHTGRDVVVKFAGCYHGHVDSLLVQAGSGALTHGNPSSPGVPKGCTKDTLVLTYNNTEQVAAAFAKEGDKIACVILEPVVGNMGVVVPSMEFLKTLRELCTKHGSLLCFDEVMTGFRVAYGGAQERFGVTPDMTTLGKIIGGGMPVGAYGGRKEVMNSISPVGPVYQAGTLSGNPIAVACGLATLKTLKETNPYPALEEKTTRLTSGLKAAAEKAGLEHSLAQVGSMFTLFFNPEQVTNMDVAMKSDTDQFAKYFWGMLNRGQYLPCSQFEANFVSVPATDADINATIKAAEETLTEIAG from the coding sequence ATGACCAACCGTACTTATTCCCATTCTCATGATGAATTTGCCCGTGCCTGTCAATTTATTCCGGGAGGGGTAAACAGTCCCGCTCGCGCTTTCGGAGGAGTCGGTGGAGAACCGGTTCTGATCGATCGAGGCGACGGTGCCAAGCTGTACGACATCGACGGGAATGAATACACCGACTACATCGGTTCATGGGGACCGCATATTCTGGGACACCAACATCCGGCAGTACGCGCCGCGTTGGATGATGCCCTGACACGTGGTACCAGCTTTGGTGCTCCCACTGTCGCCGAAACCGAGATCGCTGAGTTGCTCTGTGAAGCGGTTCCTTCTCTGGAATCGGTCCGTATGGTCAATTCAGGAACGGAAGCGACGATGTCCGCCATCCGCCTGATGCGCGGTCATACGGGCCGGGATGTCGTCGTCAAATTCGCTGGTTGTTACCACGGTCATGTCGACAGCCTGCTGGTTCAGGCGGGAAGTGGCGCACTGACACACGGTAACCCCTCCAGTCCGGGCGTCCCCAAAGGTTGCACAAAAGACACTCTCGTCCTCACCTATAACAACACGGAACAGGTCGCGGCTGCGTTTGCCAAAGAAGGGGACAAAATCGCCTGCGTTATTCTGGAACCCGTCGTGGGGAATATGGGCGTCGTTGTGCCATCGATGGAGTTTCTGAAAACATTACGGGAACTCTGCACCAAGCATGGTTCACTTCTTTGCTTCGACGAAGTGATGACCGGCTTCCGCGTCGCCTATGGGGGGGCGCAGGAACGATTCGGAGTTACTCCAGATATGACGACCCTCGGCAAAATCATTGGCGGAGGAATGCCCGTCGGAGCTTATGGTGGTCGTAAAGAGGTGATGAATTCGATCTCACCCGTCGGCCCTGTTTATCAAGCAGGCACACTGTCTGGAAATCCAATCGCGGTCGCCTGTGGTCTCGCGACATTGAAGACATTGAAGGAAACGAACCCTTACCCAGCCCTGGAAGAGAAAACCACCCGACTCACCTCAGGCTTGAAAGCTGCCGCAGAAAAAGCGGGTCTCGAACATAGTCTCGCCCAGGTCGGCAGCATGTTCACGCTCTTCTTTAATCCGGAACAGGTGACCAATATGGATGTCGCCATGAAAAGCGACACCGACCAGTTCGCAAAATACTTCTGGGGCATGCTCAATCGCGGACAATACTTACCGTGCAGCCAGTTCGAAGCGAACTTCGTCTCCGTTCCGGCAACGGACGCGGATATTAATGCCACGATTAAAGCCGCAGAAGAGACGCTGACCGAAATCGCCGGCTGA
- a CDS encoding 3-hydroxyacyl-ACP dehydratase FabZ family protein: protein MPPRALYDIENFNYDKPLFDLQAIRRVNPQRHEMEQLTGIVYVDEENHGVVGFKDVTDKEFWTTGHMPGFPLMPGVILCEAAAQLAGFYAQKYGLLGGDYVGFGGMNEVRFRSPVLPNCRLVIAARAGKIRANRRAEFEFQGFVNKKMVFSGSMIGVPINREHEITK from the coding sequence ATGCCGCCGCGTGCCTTATACGACATTGAAAACTTCAACTACGATAAGCCACTGTTTGACCTGCAGGCCATCCGCAGGGTCAATCCACAGCGTCACGAAATGGAACAATTGACTGGCATTGTCTATGTCGATGAAGAGAACCATGGCGTCGTTGGGTTTAAAGATGTCACCGACAAAGAATTCTGGACGACCGGCCATATGCCCGGCTTTCCCCTGATGCCCGGAGTCATTCTCTGCGAAGCAGCCGCTCAGCTTGCCGGCTTTTACGCTCAGAAATATGGACTTCTTGGAGGGGACTACGTTGGCTTCGGTGGAATGAATGAAGTTCGATTCCGGTCGCCTGTGCTCCCCAACTGCCGCTTGGTGATCGCCGCTCGCGCTGGAAAGATACGTGCCAATCGGCGTGCGGAGTTTGAATTCCAGGGGTTCGTCAACAAGAAGATGGTATTCAGTGGCTCGATGATCGGTGTTCCAATTAATCGTGAACACGAAATTACCAAGTAG
- the ychF gene encoding redox-regulated ATPase YchF: MEAGIVGLPNVGKSTLFNALTAAGIASENFPFCTIEPNIGVVEVPDDRLKTINQYMPTEKIIPAGLKLVDIAGIVKGASEGEGLGNKFLSNIRDVDALIHVVRCFENDDVIHVEGKVDPLRDVETIDTELMLADLQTVEASKDRAAKKARAGDAEAKRRMAILEKCFETLDQGKPIRKLEFSDPEDRKLLSGYRFLTAKTVLYLANVSDDDPEGEGPHVKKLREQAESEGGLVIPVCAAIEAELREMDEGDRQEMLESLGLKEPALNVVARAAYKTLGYHSYFTAGPKEIRAWTIPIGAKAPQAAGVIHTDFERAFIRVEVYSVSDLEEFKSEKEIRTAGRLRVEGKEYVMHDGDVCHFLANP, from the coding sequence ATGGAAGCTGGTATTGTCGGATTGCCGAACGTCGGTAAATCAACCCTGTTCAATGCATTAACCGCCGCCGGAATTGCGAGTGAAAACTTTCCCTTTTGCACGATCGAACCGAACATCGGTGTGGTGGAAGTCCCTGACGACCGCCTGAAAACGATCAATCAATATATGCCGACGGAGAAAATCATTCCGGCAGGTTTAAAGCTGGTCGATATCGCCGGTATCGTTAAAGGAGCCTCCGAAGGGGAAGGTCTGGGAAATAAGTTCTTGTCGAACATTCGCGACGTCGACGCACTTATCCATGTAGTACGTTGTTTCGAAAACGATGACGTTATTCACGTCGAAGGAAAAGTCGATCCGCTCCGGGATGTTGAAACGATCGACACCGAGTTGATGCTCGCCGATTTACAGACGGTGGAAGCCTCCAAAGATCGCGCCGCCAAAAAAGCCCGCGCAGGCGATGCCGAAGCCAAACGGCGAATGGCAATTCTGGAGAAATGCTTTGAGACACTCGATCAGGGTAAGCCAATTCGCAAACTGGAGTTCAGTGATCCGGAAGATCGAAAACTTCTCTCTGGATATCGCTTCCTGACGGCGAAGACCGTCCTGTATCTTGCCAATGTTTCCGATGATGACCCCGAGGGCGAAGGTCCGCACGTGAAAAAACTTCGCGAACAGGCTGAATCGGAAGGGGGATTAGTTATTCCCGTCTGCGCCGCCATTGAAGCGGAACTTCGCGAAATGGATGAAGGGGACCGTCAGGAGATGCTCGAATCGCTGGGCTTAAAAGAGCCCGCCTTGAACGTCGTCGCTCGTGCCGCCTACAAAACGCTTGGGTATCACAGCTACTTCACCGCCGGTCCTAAAGAGATCCGAGCCTGGACTATTCCGATTGGAGCAAAAGCGCCGCAGGCAGCGGGAGTGATTCACACCGACTTCGAACGCGCCTTTATTCGGGTCGAAGTTTACTCTGTCAGCGACCTCGAAGAATTCAAAAGCGAAAAAGAGATCCGCACTGCAGGTCGTCTCCGTGTCGAAGGCAAAGAATACGTCATGCACGACGGCGACGTCTGCCACTTCCTTGCGAACCCGTAA